Proteins from one Penaeus monodon isolate SGIC_2016 chromosome 39, NSTDA_Pmon_1, whole genome shotgun sequence genomic window:
- the LOC119597709 gene encoding carboxypeptidase A4-like, translated as MANPDGYVYSWASNRLWRKNRRPISGGSCDGVDLNRNWGYQFGVGASSNPCSEVYKGQSTFSEPETQALRDAMTAVANGGNLELVVALHSYGQVLMYPWGWTAAEAPDTPAMKRVGEMFASAAEKSSGTVYSVVNSASGFYYASGATDDWAKGVLQTKYVYTLELRDEGAFGFYLQASQILPTAEEVWQGLRMMFLALTPEKAPAGAHLA; from the coding sequence ATGGCCAACCCGGACGGCTACGTGTACTCGTGGGCGTCGAACCGGCTGTGGCGCAAGAACCGGAGGCCGATCTCCGGCGGCAGCTGCGACGGCGTCGACCTCAACCGCAACTGGGGCTACCAGTTCGGCGTCGGCGCCTCCAGCAACCCCTGCAGCGAGGTGTACAAAGGGCAGTCCACCTTCTCGGAGCCCGAGACGCAGGCGCTGAGGGATGCCATGACGGCCGTCGCCAACGGCGGGAACCTGGAGCTGGTGGTGGCCCTGCACAGCTACGGCCAGGTGCTCATGTACCCGTGGGGGTGGACGGCGGCGGAGGCGCCCGACACGCCCGCCATGAAGAGGGTCGGGGAGATGTTCGCCAGCGCAGCCGAGAAGAGCTCCGGCACCGTCTACAGCGTCGTCAACTCCGCCAGCGGCTTCTACTACGCCTCGGGAGCCACCGACGACTGGGCCAAGGGCGTCCTGCAGACCAAGTACGTCTACACGCTCGAACTGCGCGACGAGGGGGCCTTCGGCTTCTACCTGCAGGCGAGCCAGATCCTGCCCACCGCCGAGGAGGTCTGGCAGGGCCTCCGCATGATGTTTCTGGCGCTGACGCCGGAGAAGGCCCCGGCGGGGGCGCACCTGGCTTAG